One Indicator indicator isolate 239-I01 chromosome 30, UM_Iind_1.1, whole genome shotgun sequence genomic window, gcagcagcttcactCATCCCTCTAGTGCTTGGTAAGCAATTCCCAAACACATTATTCTTCCACCATACACAGAGAACAAACATTTATCTTTTGGCCTGGAGTATTTATATAAGATTATGAAAAAAAGCCAAGGAAAGATTAGAGCaccagcagggagagcagaaatGCACAGCAATCCATCAGTGTCTTAACAGCAAACAGAAACATTTACAGCAGCTGCCTTGCAAActcccttcctgctgctctgcctcagagCTGTTCTTTATGCAAAACTATGCAGAGAACCAGGGACTCTCCTCTTCAGCTAAGCAGGAATGCACACCACCAAATGCAGCACTTTGTTGCCTACCATGTCCAAGAACGCCAATTACCAGCAGTGTCTCCTGCTCAGACTACCAAGCAGCAGAATGTTTCCCAAGCACAGGTTTTATTCCCCAATTTGCAAGTAGTGGGGAAACAGTCACTGCTCACAAATTAGGAGGTTTAAAATATGACAAGCATGTAGTACAGCTTCCAGGTTGCTAGAAACACAGCACATCAACAACGTTGGCCTAGATACTGGATGTGAAACACAAAAGGTTGAAACATCTCTGATGTTACTGGGATGGTTTCAGAGTGCAACGAGCTCCACTGCCTGTTTCTGAGGCTCGgcccacacaggaacacagcccctAGAAGGTGGCAGCAGGAAAGGTCATTTTGGCCGTTTTCCAGACAGGACTAGCTAGCTTGAGgacaagagcagggaaaagcctGCTGAGACAAACTAGGAACACCACCTAGCCAGACATTAAGTGCCACTGCTCTATGTGTGAGTGGAGAGATGCCTTTAACCCCAGAACTGAGGAGGCTCTTCAGGACAGAAGATGTGGCACAGGTAATAGAACTGAGCAAACAAAACCTGTGTATTCAGATTTAACTTCTATAGGATGTTCCCATGTGtcagtttccccaggagctATAACTGTTGCATTGATAACAAAAAAATTCTAATAAAAAGCATTCTTAAATGTTATGGCTCCATGAAGCAGGCCCCATTAACAGCTTAACAAGAGTGTAACTGTGGTGCAAAGAACTCAAAGGCATTAAGTCAAACTCAACAGATACCTTTCCATGGCTGCACCTAGCAGCAGGTAGACTAAATGTGTCCTAACATGGCACAGCCTTTCATGTTAAAGTGGAATGGGAAGCTTCAGACTAGGGAGATGTTTTCTTACAGGGTATGAACTTTGATACTGACACAGAAGAGTTTTTGCAGCATCTCCTCTAACGGgaccaaaccacaaaactccTACCTGGGAGGCAGAGCCATCTGGGGCCCCTATAGAATCACTATCAGGAGAGCTTCCGTGGCCATGAATACTCAGTGCAATATTCCCTCCTGGAAATTCATCTCCTCGTACTGAATGGATGAGATCATTCAAGTACTTGTAGTAAAGGTTGCTGGACAAGAAACCAGGTAGGAAAAcctaagagaaagaagaaagggtcCTTAATCAAGGTTGGTCTGCACAAACAGTATAGATTGTTTGCAGCACACAAGTGACACACAGACATCCCAGTCCTTGTGCAGGTGGTACACAAGTGTCCACACATGGAATTACTATGGATTAGCAATTGCATTGCTTTAGATTTGAATCCTACTGTGAAAGGAACAAAGATAATTGTGCAGTAACCAAAGCCTCCAGTTACAAATGTAAGTTGAAATATTTCCCCTCCCCAGAAAAGTCTGACAACCCAGCAGGCTTACTTTGCTAAGTTCCTTTGCTATGCTGCTCCACACCCATCTGCAGCTCAGACTCCAATCAGGTTATCCAGCTATCCTAGAGCTACGCTAACAGCCACACCACCAGTCTAGACTGGAAAAACTACTGCTGctaggaggaaggaaaaatctCTGATGATGTATAATAAGCTGTTGATAGCAATTCACATGGGAGGAAATTCTGTTTCTTCCATTAAAATGCAACAACCCCTCAAGATACATTTCACAGAGAATCCACAGCAGCCAGTGGGTGGTAGCTTTTCAAATCAGGCTGGGAAAACAGTCTGGCAGAATTTACTAAAGCTGTTCAATTATCCAGGTAAAGAGGAAGTCAGTACAAGAACAGGACAActcagaggtgctgaggggaaTGCCTGACACACTGGGGAGCCTCCACATCCCTCCCTAGCTGCCAAAGGCtttctgcagaaggcagctcaCCGTCTCCATGGTGGTCCACGCCTGCCGTAAGGGAGTGGTGAAGCAGTTTGGAAGGGGTCCACCTTCCCTGCAGATGTTGGATTCAATCTCTAACCTCACTGCGTCGTCAAACCCCAGCGGATGCGTGGCTTGAAGAGAGAAATACCTGcggcaggggagaggggaagaggacaACACAAAAGGATTGGCAAAGCTTTGCAGGCACATAGCACCAGCCCTTTCTACCGAAAGCGATCACCGACGCTGCAGCCACTAGATGGCGCTGGCCTCCAAAATGCATTCTACAACTGAGCTTCAACTGCAGGGAGAGAAAAGCCTCAGCTCACAGAAAGAGGTTTTGATAAAGCCTTGCCTCGAAGACACAGACGAAGAAACAGAGCATCGAGTGAAAACAATTTAAAgacatagcctaaaactaccacaatactAATGAGCAGAATCTCACAGACCAGCTTTGTGGCAGGAACAGAGGAGGAAACACCCAGAACTCTGAGGCAGCATTTGCTCTGCTAAAGGCACCACTGGAAACTGAGTGTGTGGATGGAGTGGGGGGTGACAGtgaattagaatcacagagttgtttcagctggaaaaggcctttaagatcatcaagtccaactgttgcctaactctgccaaggctggtgttaaatgaggcccctcagcaccacatctctgcctctttgaaatacctccagggacagggattcaaccacttccctagggAGCCtggttccagtgtttgagaaacctttcaatggagaagtttcttctaatatccaacctaaacctctggtggtgcaacttgaggccatttcctcttgccctatcacttgttactagggagcaAAGACCAACACTGATTCCTCTCCAAATATGATTTCCTGCTAGAGTAATAACAAGCTTCTGACACTGAGCCTCACACTTCAAACTTTCTCTGGAAGCAGTTTTGGTATCTCTCCTCCAGTTGCTTTACTGCTAAGGTGAAGcacaaaataaaggaagaagttACATTCCTGAGGCTGAGAGGGAAGTCTCGTATTGAAGGGGATCCAGTCACTTCCTAAGGGAAAGGAAACAATTTTGGAACACTAAGAATAAGCATCATTTATGTGCTGTGTGGTAACAATTCCTCCAGTCTACTTCAAATGGAAACCACTTTAAACTTCAGGTTCTTCTCCAGTGATGCATCTAATAGGTTTAAATCCTTTACATTTCCAAATGGCAATGGAACAGCTTTGATGCTTCATGACCAGACATTAACTCAAACAATCCAGCCCTGAAAATTCTGAATTGTGGTTAAGAATGGAACCCTACAAGAGTTTTCTCCTCATGTAAAGACAAGTTTTTAAAGTTCTTGTGTGCACCCACTTAATAAACCTTAATCAAACACTTTCAGCATGACAGTGCAAGACTGAACAGTTACGGTTTGAAAATGAAAAGTTCCTTCTACACAGTGCAATGCAGAAACTACAAGCACAAAATTAGAGCTTCAAAGCAAATAATTGTGGAAGTCCCTCACTTGTCATATAAAATCATGGCATCATTCTGTGCTTCTTGCCCATCATACTGGCCTTTCTTGGCAGCAAGTTGTGACTGGAAGTTATCTGCTGCCAACCAGAACTGCAATACGTTAACTGCATCTTCCTTCTCCATGTACTGGaagggaaacagaaataaaaaaaaaaagaaattaaagaaaagttAGCAAGAAATTTTTAATAAGCACAGACAAAtctgcttctctttcccatGTAAAATAAGAAACATACTTCATGTGTCAATGATGCAAATACTGTCATCAGGGCATACAGATATTCTGGATTTTCAGATACAGTGATGCAgacataagaaaaaagaaaaagaacaaagagctTGTGACATTTCTTCTCTGTACTGAATTTCACATCTAGCTTCCAAGCAACTCTTTATTTataccacacaaaaaaaaaaaaaaaaaaaaaggaaactactTCCATGCTATGCTTATCTTACACTGAACTCAGCATATTGCCTCAGCTTGTAGTTTCAAACTACATCGGCTGTTCAGATTATCAGGACAAGTATTTTATCATTAAGAGATGATTCCCTAAAGGTAGAGGACCTTACAActctaaaactgaaaaaaacaaacaaaaaaaaacagcccaaaaaacccccacatttAATCTACCACATCCCAGCCTGCTATTACCCCTATCTGAAGCTAGTGAATTGTTATCTGTAGGAATGTTTAAAGCTTTCAAAGTCACTATTTTCACAAGATTAAGATGACTTCTACAAAGCAAAGAGACACTGAGAAGCACTGAGATGTGTGAATGCTCATTTTACAATAAGAGTTTGAACATCTGAAAGAGATATGCACAAGCAAGAAATTGTTGAATGCATTTTCTCCCAGAGACAGATACACCTCATCCTCTTTATTCTATATGAGGTCTCTTTACAAGAGCCATCAGGGGATAAAGAGTTTTTCCTATTTgataaaaaggaataaaaacaaacaaacaaacaaacccaaacccaaaccctaacactCACCTCAGAGAAATAGAACAGGGCTGATTCACAGAAAAGTATGTCAGCCAGATAAACAGTCCCACTAGTCAGCACCTCAATCTGGTATTTACAGAAATGGTGACTTCGCAAAAATTCACTAAAGTGCCTGCACACAGAGGAACAATCAGTCATTGAGGGTCAACAGCATTCAAGGCACTGTATGAACCAGTCAGTTCTTGCCCCAGAACACTTATGGTTTTAGTTGggtaaaagcaaaacaagcaagGCATGGGGCAGGTCTCCAAATGACACAGGGAAAACAGAATGTGGTAACAGCAGGCACATACAACTTCAGCTAGAATGGGTTTGGAGGAAGAGATCTGAGCAGTTTCCAACACAGAAGACTGCACAGAGAAGCAATTTTATGGTTAAGCCTCCAGAAGCATTTCACACCTTCTGCAGAAGGACAATAGATACAAGAAGCTAAACCATTCCATCAACTTACTCTTGTTCCATTGCATTAAACACTATTGACTGTGCTGTAACAAAACAGTTTGGATCCACTTGTCCATCTTCCCCACAGATCTTTGCTGCAAAGAGAGAGCAGGTTAATTTTAACGCACATTTGGCTGCTTGAGCTGAAAGACAGGAGTATGGGTGGTTAATGAAAAATTGCAATTCAAATCCAGCAGAATCAGCTGGGGTTCTGACTGCATAAAAAGAGCTCTTAAATCACTGCAGAATGCTGAAGAGCAATATTACAGCTAAAATATTTGACTGACTCAGCTGTGGAGTCTCTCCATAACTACCAGGAGTTCTTTCACTAATTTTAAGCAAAGTTTCTGAAAGTTCTTagaacaaatcatagaatcacaaaatggtttaggttggaaggcacctctagaGGACCCAACACTTTCTCATGTGTGCCCCTTTCCAAAGGGAACAATGATTTTGTCTTCTAGATGGAGATACTGAGACACAAGGCAACTTAACTGCTCCTCAGGTCAGGTAATGAAGAGcaccaaaaatcacagaatggtttgggttggaagagacctttcaaggtcatttaGTGCAAACCCTCTcctcttcagtcagcagggacagctgcaactagatcaggttgctcagagccctgaacaccctgacctggaatgtttccaccacctctctgggcaacctgagccagtgcctcaccaccctcaatataaaaaatgtcttccttctctctagtctaaatctccctctttcagcttaaaaccatcaccccttgtcccgtcacaacaggccctgctaaacaGTCAGCCCCCAACTTGCTTATAggctcctttaagtactgaaaggctgcagtcaggtcttcccagagccttctgggGACAGTGCACAGCACTACTAAAATGTCAGATCCACTGATACTTGGAATGGGATCTACTATCAACTGACTTTAAAATCTGTAAAAATAAGTGTGTGGTATTAAAGATAAATTTTTACAGGGAAGGAGGAAGCTCTGAAACAAGTAGGCAGCAGACATTCTTACCAACTATGTCATTTCTCATTGCTTCTGTAATAGGAATTGGTTTAGCAGCATCTGGAGAAATATATTTGGTAAAAGTACTAACTGCATCCCGTTCTATACCTACAAggaagaaacagagaatcagACTTTGAATTCCTTGGCACAGGTCTTAAAGTGAGGAGCGAGTAACAAATGCTTGCTGGTCAGAAAAGCAAGTGTCTAACCATCAGTGACAAGTTTCCTTCCTAGGAAGCTTTCAGTCCAGTGCTTTGCTACTGATGAGCTACAGTGTTACCTCTAGGTCACAATAAGCCCAGCATGGACAAGTGAGATGGAACAAACCAACCTAGATCTGAACTCCTACCACCAAACAAGAGAGCACCTTCTTCCTCACCTGCACACCTGAGTCCCacaagtgatgctgctctggcaagaaCTGCAGTGAAGTTCCCAATTATTTCTAGCTCTTTTCACAGAGCACGTAAAACACATCACAAAGGAATtacaagaacaaacaaaaataaaacaggatGCCTCAGAAAAACGTGCATGCTTCACACCCCATCTATTGAGAGGTAAGACGCTGCTCtaagaagagatgaaaaaaaaaaaacctcagactTCTCAGATTTGTCAAAAACGAGCTAAAAAGAATTTGTAAGTACTAGAAGTCAGAAAGCAGTGTTGCTCTTCATGACTGAAGAACCATTGTGTTTGTTTAAGCTACTTTGGGGCTGGGGTTATGTATTGTAGAGCTACATGGTAacaaagagcaagagaaaaggaTGCAAGACAAGGAAACAGCTGGGCAAAAAAAGGAACCAAGATGAAGAAAGGAGTTGTTTCCTTCTTGTCTGGAACTTGCACAGATGAGAGAAGACTGAGCAGATGAAAGCAGAGAAACAGGTCACTGTGCATGTAGCTATCAaaggtaaatattttaattatgtCCTTGCTTCCAGTAGCCTCTGAGGAGGTAGAAGCCAAACAAGAACAAATCAGTTACAAGGGGAGGTGACGATCTATCAAGTCCAAGAACAAAGACAGTGTGGCCCACACGATCTCTACAGGTCACTTGTAACCATTGCCTATGTCATTGTATGTGATACAGGGTGGGATGTTAATTGTCAATTCTCAGCCTCATCACCCAAATTTTCTGCAATTCTTCTAAGCTGGGATGggtgagggaagaaaaggacatTGCAGTGCCCACCTTCATCTCTTAAAGGTTACAGGTGTAAGGACACAAGCAACCTAAGCTTATTAGAGTTCATGATGATTCTGAAGTCTCTTCAGCAGCACATTTAAACCACCAGACAGTCAAACAACACAGAGCTGGAACTAGCCACTCTCTTACACAGTAAGTTAACATTCCCAACACACAACAtgattttcttcctcacagcatcACTTCACCCTCAAAAGAAGTGAGGCAGCTCACTGtacacagcaagcagcagctggtaGGTTCCCTGTCTCCCTACCTGTTTAAAGAGAGGGAACATTTGGGGCACTTACTTTTCATGAGTTTTCCTGACAAGTCTTTTAGTGCAGTGGAGGGGCTGTTCTTATTTGATACTGTAGGCCTGGAAGATTCTTGCTGATCAGCTGGAACAGAATGAGTCCCTGTCTCAGATTCTGTTAGACAAAGCACACTGGAACTATGGCTCTCCTGACCCGAGAGCAGGTGGTTCTGGCTGGTGCTAGTTCTGTCCTTCTTGTCAGCAGCCACTGGCCTGGTCCTCAGCAGATGGACTGTGCCAGAATCCTCCAGTCTCTCCTGCAGCAATCCAGGAGGAGAAGATGATGCAATTTCCTGCTGTTTTGAGGGTGACACTGGCTCTGCCAAGGAGCTCTGCTTGACTGTGTTCAGGCTGTGTGCTCTTATACGGGACCATGTTGTCGAGTGGAAGCTTTCAGCCTCTAACCAGAACTTAACCAAGTGTTCCATTCTGCGCAGTTCCATAAACTGGATAAAGTAAGGGAGGGCCACACTGTCCTGCAGGACTTGTTCCAGGGTCTTTGAAAGGCTTGATTTGGTCTCTTCAGCCTGGTAATTCAGACACGATCTGCCTAAAGATAAAGGGAATGACACCACACTGCACTTCAGACATGGGGACTCCAAACAAAAACATCCTGCaacacagctgctgaggagaaTACTCCAACATAATGGCAGTACAAGAAGTAAAGAGACCTCTTCTCCCAAACAAGTGTACTGTCCCCCTTCACAACCCCCCAAAGGAGACTGTTGTAACAGCCCTTAGATTGTCTGACTACCTAATCTCCTTGCCTGAAGGCCAAAGGAGGGTGAGCACAGCAGAATACAGAGAAATGATGTGATTGCAGAGCTGATGAAGCCTTACCTAGGTCTCCAAAATGAGCAGCTTCCATGTGACTTGGCTGCTTCTTAAGGGCAGCTGTCCGACTGCTAGAAAAGGAGTCCATGTTGGCAGAGATGGCATTAATTGCCACATGGCTTGGTCCTGCAGCCTCCAGCAAGGCATGATTCCTAGTGCTTCTCTGAGGGGAATGTACTGGTACTGGAGCTGGAATCAAGACAGCAATGATTAAAAGACAAGGATCCCTAGACCTCTTTAAGTAGCCAAAGCTAAGCACCCCAAGACATGCCAAAGAGTTTGCAAGAGTCAGATGTATTAAAAACTTCCACTGGGTGTCATCTTTGGCCAAAGGTCCAATGAAGACCCCAGAAATAAAGCAGTTTTATTACAGCAAGAGCAAATTCACTTCCAACAGATCGGTGGTAGCCAcacatctcttttcttttcctcagctaATCAAAAATCTCCAAGTCCAAGTTTACACATAAAATACTGCTCCTGAGTCTTCCTGCTTCCTTGATAACTGCTATCATAATGGCTTCATACTCTGGCAACAAATTAGGTTGGTTGTAACGTTCCTGCCAGGCCACTTCTATATCTCTATCAGAACTAAAAATGTTACCAAACCCTCAGCTACAAAGCTATGTGTAAGCTTTAACAAGCAGagttttcaaaaatatttgtatttaggAAAAAGAAGTAATAAGGAAATGCTTCTGAGAAAACCCAGGTTATAAGCCCTGACCTCACAGCTGTCTCTCTGTGAGCCcaaagagaacaaagaaaaacttCCTCAGACAGAACTCTGCCAGTGAAAATGCATCAACTCATTGTTAACTGATGAGAAAAGCtgacaaaacccccaaaccaacaagcTTATAGCAGTCTCAAAAGCTCTCAGGAAACAGCATTGATTAGGATGTCATGCAAGGACACCTTACACCTCTGACTCAAAAATAAAGCAAGTCAGATGACACAATCTCAGCACACTGCTTCCTAATGATGGATCTCATCAAGGTGTCAAGCAACTTGGTTTCAATGACTTTAATGCTGCATAACTTTACTTTTACTCAGTTTTATGACACGATGGCAGAAGTGGATCATTTCACACTGGCACATCACAGTAACAGCAGTAATGGTATAGAGGAGCTCAAGTGTTTAAGCTGAGGCAAAGTCTTTCTGAAGTGTAGTGTTTGGTACCACGACACCCCTTAGCACTTCCTACAAAGCTCTGTGTTTAAGAGCAGCAATGATGGAGAACACATTTCAAAGCAGGATGGCAGTTGCTTGACTGATGGCAGTAACTGGGGAACATTTGGAGGGGGCTGCTTGTGTAGAACCAGAGTCAGGCTCCTCACGACGGCTTAGGCTTTTGTAAATTGAATTCCATTTTCTACTACCAACACTTGTTCTGCTTAATCTAAGGATCAAGCACTTGCTCCAAATTCTCCAGAGAGCTCTCCATGGCTAACCTAACATCACACAGGATAGCTGCTTGCCCAACTGGAAGGATACTCTCTGTTTACAGCAGCTCCCAAACTGTAATACAATATActttcaaatttatttttatttacaggGTATCCACACTGTAGCCTTTTCCTAGTCAACTCCTTCAGCCAGTCATCAGAAACTGCACCTGCATTGAAATCATAAGGTGTGCTATGAAATGGATGCAAGTGACTGTTTCCTGTATTTGATTTGAAAGCCCACCAAGCAGAAAAAAGCCTTTCATTTTCCCTTGATGTTCAGATAAGGCATTAACAAGTACAGAAACAGGATTTTGTCTGAGGATATAAAAGCAACAGATCAGATTCACACAAATTACCACATCCCCTTTTAGTACTGCAATGAAACCTGACAAGATAAATAATCTTGTTTTCCCATGCTTTAGAAACTTCtcaatatttttctcttctaacAGATTTAGCAGCCAGATTTCTGTGTCATGTGGAGCAGCATTAGGACACTATTCCTTCCGACCAAGATTGAGTTCTTCagcctcaccaccaccatcagtCAAAGTTAAAGCAGCCAAGACAGCCTCTTTTGAAAATGAGACACAGTTCAGCTGCATTTTCCAAACTGTGAAGCACACAACATGGAAGCAAGAAACTTCAGAAGCCAATTTGTTGCAGATGAGCAATAACCACTGTGAGGTGACTGAATTGCACCATGACTTTGAATTAAAGATCACGTCTGACATAACTGAATAACCTCCTGCACTCACAGATTCAGCAAGATGGCCAGGAAAGAAAAGTCACTATAAATACTCAGAAACAGAAttaaggtttgggtttgttgggtcTTTAATGCACAGGTCACATCTGCAGTCAGTCATAAGGAAACCACCCCACTGGTTCAGCTCAAAATGGCAGATGATGGTAGAAATCTGAATTTACAGCCAAAATAAGTATTGACCTTACTTTTAATTGCTTTCACGTCTGTGTTCTTTTCTTGTTCTCTGCCTTTCACTgtaaaatagaaaggaaaaacgTTAATGTTATTTTGGGTGACTAAGGGAATTTGGTAGAGAATGGACATAAAACTCCCAACTCCAGGGAGTATCAGGGGCAGAGGTAAACTACCACTCTTTTCAAGCTCTCTTCTTTAAATCTGCACATCTAGGAGCTGACAGAGGCTCTCAAAGCTTTTGTGCTGGtttatttacaaaagtaaaacTTTATCACCTGTGAATGAAGTTTAGTGAAACACAGTGTGTTAAGACAGACAAATGCTGTCTGCATGATTAAAGCCAGGCTACATCCAAGGTGACTTTAATAAGCCACATTAACTGGGAAGAATGGGAGAGATATTTTAAGTGTAGGGCATTGGCAGATGGCCTCTATCAGCAGGAATCACACAGCTAAAACCAACATCTCCTTGTATTACAGGAAGAGCAGCACCCCACACACAGCCCAAGGGACGTACAGAGAACCAGCTCCACCTagccagagccagccctggACCCCCTCAATCACAATGGATACCACAGAAACGTTCTGGAAACACACTGCAAATAGGTAATTCTCTCTCAGGTAACATTGTTTAACTATCATCATACCTGTGGCAagcagctgggaggagaagaGTTTAAAAAGTTGTGAtggaaaagggatttttttaaacattaaaagGAAGTGAGGAGATCCATttgaaacacacaaacaaaaagatgAGCAGTACACAGACAGGGTGGTAGGAGAAACAAATGAAGTGGGGTTACTGAAGAACATGATCTACCAGAGGGACCTTCTctggctgctccaggctgggattATTACTACAAATTTAGGTCATCTTTGAACACCGATTGTGGAGTCCTTCCAAACATAACCACAAACCATAACCCAGCACCATCATTTACATCACAAAACACCAGCAGAttacacaaaaccccaacctcACCTACTCTAATCTAAGcattttaagtattttaaagaGGAACTTCAGTCTCTGGTTACATAAttgccctgcccagcagcagctgcagcactgctgtgctgccagccctcactgcaaggagcatcaatgctgcagggctgtgaaCTGGCAACTCAGCATTTAAGGATTCAGTTTGCAGCTTGCACATTCCCCTCTCTGACACAGGGGTTTGAGCCTCCGTTAAAAAGAGATGGATTCTTCTAAACCTGAACTCTCACAGCCAGATGCAGCCATGAGCAGTGAGAATAAGCAGATTTTACATAACTGGGGGTGTGGAGATATGCAGGAAGAAAagccactgaaaaaaatctgcatgTCTGAAGTAACTCAGAGGTAAACAGGGACAAAGCAACCTCTTCACAGCACTATGAATCTTTATCTCCTCAAAACAATTCCAACAGTTGGAATTCCTAACTATCAGCAATGATTCCTGAGTTTCCACAGAAGAATCCACCATAAGCCTATTTTCAATTTAAATACATCCTTTCCTTCTTGCCAACTACTGAGTTCCTCTCTAATTACCTACTTAGTGCTAGCAATAGAAACTCCTGGTGCATGTTTCCAACCTTTTCATACTTCTGTCCCTTCAGCTTCAAGCAGagcaacaaaaaataataataaaagaaatgaaataattaaCAGACGAGGACAAAAAAGCGCCCAAATTTTAGAGCCAAGTTTCACTACAGGAATTTACTTTCACTTCCCTCATAAAAAGGGATGTCTGtgtgaaggcagagagagaactGCAGAACACGAGAGGAGTGGAGTGAGAGGTTGTGGGAACCTCCAGCAGCAAACCCCCATtcacaaagggaaaaagaacaaactgaTGCAAGCTGACCACTTGAGCCCAGAATTTTAATTCACATGATGGAAACACAGAAGAATGAACTAAattgtttgctggttttgtgCACAAAACCCACTACAAAACCTCAGAGGTCGGCCAAGTAGTAGGACTGTGCATGTTCTTTCCAAGATATCCTCAGTGCTTGAACCCAGAGTCTGGCTGTGACAATTTCATAACCTGCCCTCAAGCACCCAGCTGCTGGTTCAAGTCCTCCACTGTCATTTCTTCACCTATTATCCACTCTTCACCTTCTAGACCTTCATCACTCTTCACCTTCTAGACCTTCATTTTAAGGCCCATGATTTCACTATTCCTTTTGATTTTTCTACATGTCAGTAGTTTCACGATCCTGgtgatttaatttttaagtgGTGTTTAGTTGTAC contains:
- the AKAP10 gene encoding A-kinase anchor protein 10, mitochondrial, translating into MSFFRRKVKGREQEKNTDVKAIKTPVPVHSPQRSTRNHALLEAAGPSHVAINAISANMDSFSSSRTAALKKQPSHMEAAHFGDLGRSCLNYQAEETKSSLSKTLEQVLQDSVALPYFIQFMELRRMEHLVKFWLEAESFHSTTWSRIRAHSLNTVKQSSLAEPVSPSKQQEIASSSPPGLLQERLEDSGTVHLLRTRPVAADKKDRTSTSQNHLLSGQESHSSSVLCLTESETGTHSVPADQQESSRPTVSNKNSPSTALKDLSGKLMKSIERDAVSTFTKYISPDAAKPIPITEAMRNDIVAKICGEDGQVDPNCFVTAQSIVFNAMEQEHFSEFLRSHHFCKYQIEVLTSGTVYLADILFCESALFYFSEYMEKEDAVNVLQFWLAADNFQSQLAAKKGQYDGQEAQNDAMILYDKYFSLQATHPLGFDDAVRLEIESNICREGGPLPNCFTTPLRQAWTTMETVFLPGFLSSNLYYKYLNDLIHSVRGDEFPGGNIALSIHGHGSSPDSDSIGAPDGSASQTNVKKANVKILKNFDEAIIVDAASLDPESLYQRTYAGKMTFGRVSDLGQFIRESEPEPDVKKSKGSMFSQAMKKWVQGNTDEAQEEMAWRIAKMIVNDVMQQAQCEQPSEKATKL